The Lutzomyia longipalpis isolate SR_M1_2022 chromosome 2, ASM2433408v1 DNA window acatccgcaagaggcgctaaaatcaaaaacaaaaatttcctagttttaaggggctatatctccgaagatctgttatagatttcctttaaattttgatatgttgtagaaggactaataatcttgcaccagtccgaaaatgaagaaaatctatgtcgccgtttagaagatatagccatttgaaaaattcttgaatttgaaaagttctaataacCATATCTTCTGTTCTGCTTGTccaattttgctcaatttggtatcaaattaaaggttttgcaataatctacaactttctagaacattagaaacctctagaaccactCCTTGAGgccaaaaagtgcaaaaaactgttttggtagaacaaaaatccgccattttatgttctggaggtgaccttgaaatgtatcgaaatatatgtcagattatagcttatttcaatacctttttataactagtcaagaaatttctgtaggtcttatacaaccagagatatgagcatttttgtctttcgaattgatgaatttcattaaaaaaatcaactttgcctactaattctgctcacaaattatattacaacgcatagactgacccatccgcgttgtggtataccaactctaataactggacgcgttatgattgactttttttatgtaattttggTATTAGAAccctgaaaaataaatttaatgtatCACGGATATTACCTActcttaaatatttacaaagatTTCACGTTGttcagttttatttatttagctttaaaaattcttttatttataaaaaaaatcaagcatcAGTGaagatattttgagctttttcctaAATCTTGGAAGAACTGATTTTGCCCCGTTCTCCCTTACCGccaataattttatgaaaatcaaacaatgattcatcaatatttaattgttaaaaaaatacaaatattttcctaacGATGCGATTGGGATCTTTAGTATTTCTAGGTGATAATTTGCAGTGATTGTATCACCTGACACAAAAATCACGTCATTCAGAAATCCCgcatgtgaaaattaatttaatttctctctatTTCTAGCCCGCTACAATCCAGATGACGATGCTGAGGTGGTTGTTGTTCCCCTTGAGAAACAATATCCCCCACAGAAGGGTGGTGATGGTGCTGAACCAGATTTTGGGAACTTTGACGGTGTCATAGAAGAAGACATCCCCGGGGGTTTCTTCACTATCTTCCGCCCCTTCAGCTTTGACTTTGGAAGTTTCTTCAGTAATTTCGAAGGTAAGAACACCTCTCCCAGCGCCCCACCAATCGACAAATCAATGGGAAGCACGTGTTTGAATGTAATCTCAGAGATAGAGGAGTAATTTATTGCTATGATACATAGAAATATATGCATCCGGCAAGCGGGAGTTCACTCAcaatcaaattcaattatttcaatgcacaactctcgcatttttttcatgcatcaattgaataattagatgcatgttatttttttctcactctcccATATAAACTAACATAGTTTATGCCGCTTAAGCCGTGGAATGTTGATATTGCCTTGTTTAGATTTTTATGGACTTGAACTTGTATCATTGCAGAGACGCTGAGACAATTTAGGGAGCAAGTTGCAAACTCTTGGGGCAATGGATCAAGCTTTGGTGGAGCAGATGGTGATGAGTCCGATGAACCGAAAGGCAATACAACGTCAACTGTTCAGGTTAGTTTATGGTTTTGAGTAAATCAGAAAAGGGGGCTTTAAGCTCATCTagagcttttaaattatttaaagagaaaGCATCAATAAATCTtgttgaaatttcattcatataGATCATTGATGGACACAAAGTGATTGTAAATGAGACGACGTAcgtgaagaaatccgattttGGCACTTCAATCATTAAGCACAGAACCGTTGATGTCCAACCCCTGGATGATGCGGAACCAGAAGGAACAACAATCAACCCCAAGGGTGAATCAACCACAAAGAGAGACACAGAGATTGAAAAGGATGTTGAATCGTCAGAAATTGATACGGATGACAATGAAATTAGTCCCGGAATTGACTTGGGCCCAGATCCGCAGAGCAGTGAGAAAGATGAGGTAAAACCAACGAATGAACCCCTGACAcgctgaagaaaattatgttgtgAATTGTTATTGCCTTTTATCTGCAACTTACCCTTGATGTCATGTTATGTACAATACGTTGGAGGTGCTGATTTAtctcttaaaaaaacaaatttattttaattgcatgAATAAAGGAAGAGCATTGTCCTTATAAATTCCCTTATGTGACAACGTTAATACGAGTATTGATAGTCCCATATTCAGGGGACATTTACttaatattaaacaaaaatatatatttgtttcTGAGGTCTTCTAAaaactatgttttttttacagaataaaaTGCATATAATGTCTAATGAATAAATGAATCTTTTACTGATCAAAACTCACATTTCGGCCGCATGGAGATTATGCTCACAACAACAATTTAATCCCCCTTTCCTGTGTTTGCATGTTTTACAGTGTTTTACTAATAGTAATCAATTCTTTGTTATTGCAAAACAACGCCTGTAGCCTCATGCTAACATGGGtctcttcttgtttttttttttctctccctcacAGAACAATGAATTGCACGATCTGGTAAACCCACAGACCCCCCTAAGAGCACATTTTGAGAACTTCGGATCACATGAGTCATCCTCATCTGCACATAAATCACATCAAATTAAATCCTGGCCAGATAGATCACCATTCCGTGggcactttaattttttccccaaattCAGTAGAAATGATTTTGACAAGGACTACGTTGAACCCCAACCCATTGATCTGTCTGACGATATTGCAATTAATGAAATGCTAGCAGATCAGGGGGTTGCAGCCTCAAATACCGACGTTGAGGTCTTTACGGTTGACAATGCAGAAGATAGGAGTTTTCCAAGTAGATACCGCTGGGAGTATGATCCGATAAAGTAGTACTGGTAGCACTACAACTAAGTTAACCAAAGACCTATAAAGACCTAAATTATAAACCTACATCCTACTtgacttcaattttttttaaaaaaaaagtatttatcgttaattttaagattttacacGCTTGATGGATCACTGAAAAAATggagctttaaaaaaagtcaatttaaacttaaagctctaataaatttttaggtcTAAACCTCAAGTGTGTACAACATAGCATAAGTTTATTTATAACTGTTAATTAACTTATTTCcttgttagaaaatttttataagaaaaagaaaattcttttggtaAAATCTTTCCTAAAATTGTcttcaaaagtatttttttaataaattattttgtttgatAAAACAAAACGATTTTTGGAGGTTCTTTATTGAGTTTAACCGTTTAACCCAGATTTCCCACActcgaaaaattttcttaattttctctgaggacattaagaattaaatttttacgaAAGTTAAATGGATTCGGTTTAAGGGAGAATTTTAGgacttcttgaaaaattttgttgaaagttgacatttctagacaattttgaggttaatttcgtgaaaattcctGAACACACCTGGGTTAAGAAAGGATTTAACCCGGATATGCTCTTTTAATTTGactttaatataaaaagtttctaaatatccggaaatgttttaaatttttggtgttctaggaaaattccttccgattgcatcagccaagggacggtaggtcaacccaaacacatccggacgcaatcggaaggaattttcctagaaCACCAAAAAAGTTTCTAAATATCTATTGGAAAATTaggtaaaaaattgaaaaaaatcagaattctTAAACAGAACAAAACTtgggaatttcaaaaaaattaaagtgattGTCAAACTAATTTTGaagcaaaagaattatttttataatggccgaatatttatttaaaagtattttcatttaaagaaaaaaattttattattcaaaaaatatttgaattttttcaattttgaccAACATGTTTCTGtagtttctaaaattatttgataaatcCTTAGATATATCAAGGTTGATTATTGCCAAATTGTGATTAGCGAAATTAGGTATTTTTCACAACATTgctcttttaaatttttatttttttctgtttattatACTGtgaaaacatacaaaaaaagaatagaaaagtTTCAAATCAGAAATATGTTTTTCAAGATAAttaatcaacaatttttttttcatttaactgaaattatttttaaaaaaaatcattttttttaaaacatcgtttttcatctttaaaaattgtttgaattttttttaagtaagagattgaaattcaaaacaaCCCAATCTTgaagctaaaataaaattaaaagaatttttttttaaagttgtatataattttatttgctacatttaaatttttctttggtgattacaataattttgtatataattagAAGAAACTTCCTATATAGTCGCTCTActaaaaattaggaatttgGCAATTGAATTTGTATTCTATTTCGAAACccctttttaaaatatttttcaaaaatttcttaagtacagattttattatattactCTAACACTTCGAAAATGGAAGATTCCTGACGCGTTTTTTTCTATAAGTACATAGCATTGCCTGTAAGCTCTAAAATCGGTTCATTTGTAGATAGTTTAAGTAATAGATAGATGCTTGTGAGGTTTACTGGCACTGTagatttattttgatattatttttaaatctatgtagttttttattgaaatgaataatctaaattgaaaaaaaaaattgtcggaAAACCATTTTTGTAAGACCTCGCTAAGTGTCCGTATTTGGACTTATTTGAACAATTTGAACGATCGGAActactttataaaatatttcttagctTTTCTCTTTCGATACCTAATCTAATGGGTAACAAATTAAGGGTTGACTTTTACATtaagtaagatttttttaaaatataatttcagatgaatttaattcaaacccTTCACTTGGTAAAACGTTACAACcttttccatttatttcctTAAACAAAATTCACAATGTTTGACGAATCTGTAATAGTTTACTTAAGACTTCACCTGAACCATTAATTAAccttttcagatttttacccAATCCTTACTTAATCATACGCCAACCCTTTAtacataaagttttcttaataaaattacagAATAACATTGAGAAGGGATGTAAGTTCAATATGGCTTCGTGGTTTCTTTGGTTCTCTTCAGTTGGACCTTAAGTCGTTTGGAGCCAATCTGGAAACCGTGCATGGTTTGAATGGCTGCCTGAGCTGAATTAGGGTTATCATAGGAAACGAAACCGAAGCATTTTGACAAATTTGTCTGCTTATCTATAAAAACTTTTGACGAGACTACATTGCCAAAGGGCAAGAACGTCGTCGCTAGGTCTGTATCAGTGAACTCCTGCGGTAGATGGTAGATGAACAAGTTGCAGCCTTCAGGACCTGttggggaaaaattaattaaattcaatgaaaaatcattgcgggaaaatgattaatttcagGTAAGAAAAAGCACCTTCAATTTGCTTTCCAGCAACGGATGTAAGTGCAGTAGGAGCTAATTGTGCGGGAAAAGCCGCAGCAGATGTTCCCAATCCCGGTAGAGTCGTTGCTGCAGCTGTATAGGCAACTGGCAAACTATCAGCACTTGTCGGCCcttttgagaaagaaattaaaataagattaactgccaataaatttaaatagacCAACAATGTTTAAAAGTATATAGTAGAGAGAGAATAGGCTGAGTCGCAATAATTGATGGGCAATGAAATCAATAAACTGAGAAGCATTTTTATGCACAAACGATTTAGTGAcgacaatttcttcttcctctcacAAATAGCAAGTTACACATGAGTTGACATAATGGTactgaagaaatatttattagaaatATATTCATACAGTGTGTTGGACGTTTTGGTTTATTCTTCCATCACTTACCACCATGCATTTAACTTACACAACAACCGTCAGCGGAGTTATTTACTTGAGACAACGATTATCATTCTGACCTTATGTATGCGGATGGtgtgtatgtacgtacatattaAATCATTCACTGAATCGAAAACTTTGACTACCTGACAAGAGAGGGGGCTCTAACTACTGCATGGAAGCACGTTAGAATCGTGCAAGGTCGGCGGATTATTTTACTCACAAAGTGGCTTCCCGGCGATCGCTGTGGCGGCCGAGATGGGCGTCATGGCGGCCAGAGGTGGCTGCGGAGACGTCGACTGGGGCACCGCATGACCCATAGCCGCGAGAGCAACCACATTTTGCATAGACATTGGTGCAAGGAGTCCTGCCGTAGGGGTTGTAGTCGGATCCGGTGTTGATGATGCTAAACCTTTGTTGGGGGAGTTTCAGTTTAgtcaatactttttttttgtacattaacATCATGATGGTTTTGGCAGTAAATGTGGTGTCTAAAGAATCTCTACAAAAACTAGttacattttaataaacattCAACATGTAAAGAAAAGGTGGTGAGTCAAATGTATTCTGGAAAATCTACAGAATGGTTTGAATTAGCATTCATTTAAAAGTCAAAGGGaatgttgtgaaaaatatGGGAACAGATTTAATGAAGGAtaagagatttaaaaataactttttttttcaaatctaaCTAGTTTTGATTAGACTGCTTAAGTAAAACGGTTTGAACCAGGGCTTGAACtaacataaaacatatttcttataatattgtttttgagaaaaaatcatagacCACAAGGCATcagttaaattcaattaaagaaaaaacaataaaaagaagaaagctGTATACAAGCACGTTTTAAAATCTGTCGTTAAgcattaaagattttaataatgtAATATAAGtcagattttgataaaaattaaaacaaaaagaatttaaaatatttgggttaaaaatctttttttttcttcgtttttcaGAATCTTTCTGAAGTGATggaacaaaatattattttgaatgaattataaaataaagcaaaaacattttaaaaatccgattttgataaattttttttaatgttcatATAAGAGAAAATAAGTCCAAACCTTTGTGAGTAATTTTGAGTTAAATTCAAAAGTAggtgaaagtttattttaatttatttatgtttaattattttttattgtatttataATTTACAGATAGATAAAAAACGTAAActccgattttgataaaatattatcgAGTTtctatggaaatattttttcgtcATATAAATTGGGATGATTTATTTcatctgtaattttttttataaaaaaaaacttctaaaaaaatttaaaatactttaataaacgaattaaattattctgtaTCATACAAATCACAATTCCGTAGTATAAAAcacgaatgaaaaaaaatctgttcccATACTTTTTGCATAACTCTTTAGTTAACACAATTTACATTTCTAAGCATAAAAAACGCAAATAAAAATGCCTGTTTTCCAGTTCCGAGGAAATATGCAGCACAAAATGTTTTACACAAACatatagaagaaaagttttgcacattttctaCGGCAATTGCATCTACAAACAGCAAACACTTGATAACTCCAGAACTAATTGCAGTTTCAGATAACATAAATTATAAGTTTTATAGGTTAGAGTGGGTGAAGGTGTTTTTCTCTATAACGCACTTATAGGGGAAAAGTCGAAAAAGGAAACTCCCAAAGTGAGCAATTTAAACGCTCCGTAAATGAAGAGATTACGAGGGTGGAATACCTTGGAGCAACTGTTGCTGAATACCAACAGTTTGAAGGCCCTGCAGCTGCTGGAAGAGCTGCAGAGTCTGCGAAGGTGGAATGGCGTCAGCCGCCAAGAATGGACTCTGCTGCTGTGGAGGATTTGGTAGAACAGGCGACGCTATCGTCGTGGCGGACTGCGTGAGTGGCATTGTAAGGCCATTTGTGCTGGGTGCCGTCCACAGGCTTGCCTGCAGTTGCTGTAGCCTCTTCTGCTCCTTGTCCTTCTGGGTGTCGGCGAATTTGACTACAAGGGGTGCCGAACAACCCTCCATTGTCTTGCACTGATGCAGACCCTAGATATgggaggaaatattttttcttttaaattttcagggTTTATTACGTATAAGAACCGAGTTATTGGATCCTATTCTGCGACGaggaaatctttgaaatttcagtatacaattttcaaacgatttcaaacgaatttcaagggtttcttggtcgttgAATAGGACCCATTacctgaattttaatttaaattagacAAAAAGGTTTTCTTTAGTCTTTTTACTTGTGGGTAGATTCTGATCTGATAAACAACATTTCTactagatttttctttgcgtTTTTCCTCTAGATACTTTTCTGTGTGTGAAAGCTTTGTTGAAAtctgaagtttttctttttttttcaagagctttcaaaacacaaataaacattcaaaacacggtgaaaaaaaaattttggaaaaatatgtggagaattttgcatttcacGTCAGAATCTACCCACTAAAAGTTCTCCAAACGCTCCAAATCAatcagaaattaaaaataattaaaaaaaaacttcacctattgattttttttcccataAAGGTGAGTTAATTGAATGACTTCCATCCATACAGGGAAATTTAATTACCTTAATAGCACTTATGGCTGCTTGCTTTGTGGCAAACGTGACGAAGGCACAACCTTTACTTTGTCCATTTTGGTCCCTCAAAACCGTGCACTCCTCAATGGCACCGTGTCCAGAAAAGAGCTGCCTCACATCCTGCTCGTTGTATTTTTTACTCAACATCCCCACGAAGAGCTTCCGATCTGCCACacgttgtgaaaaaaaaatggaaagcaAACACAGAATATCAGTTTTGTTGGGTCGGAGGGAATTTCTACTCGGAAATTACAAATGCAAATATCACGTGGTTGAAGT harbors:
- the LOC129790320 gene encoding uncharacterized protein LOC129790320, whose amino-acid sequence is MKLITSIFLIVSVTTVCVTAVPARYNPDDDAEVVVVPLEKQYPPQKGGDGAEPDFGNFDGVIEEDIPGGFFTIFRPFSFDFGSFFSNFEETLRQFREQVANSWGNGSSFGGADGDESDEPKGNTTSTVQIIDGHKVIVNETTYVKKSDFGTSIIKHRTVDVQPLDDAEPEGTTINPKGESTTKRDTEIEKDVESSEIDTDDNEISPGIDLGPDPQSSEKDENNELHDLVNPQTPLRAHFENFGSHESSSSAHKSHQIKSWPDRSPFRGHFNFFPKFSRNDFDKDYVEPQPIDLSDDIAINEMLADQGVAASNTDVEVFTVDNAEDRSFPSRYRWEYDPIK
- the LOC129790291 gene encoding CUGBP Elav-like family member 2 isoform X2; its protein translation is MEMKNRTKINSPISIPGHASPKNAAYPSISAAYWLPAPNPTPYLVPDRKLFVGMLSKKYNEQDVRQLFSGHGAIEECTVLRDQNGQSKGCAFVTFATKQAAISAIKGLHQCKTMEGCSAPLVVKFADTQKDKEQKRLQQLQASLWTAPSTNGLTMPLTQSATTIASPVLPNPPQQQSPFLAADAIPPSQTLQLFQQLQGLQTVGIQQQLLQGPTSADSLPVAYTAAATTLPGLGTSAAAFPAQLAPTALTSVAGKQIEGPEGCNLFIYHLPQEFTDTDLATTFLPFGNVVSSKVFIDKQTNLSKCFGFVSYDNPNSAQAAIQTMHGFQIGSKRLKVQLKRTKETTKPY
- the LOC129790291 gene encoding CUGBP Elav-like family member 1 isoform X1 — protein: MEMKNRTKINSPISIPGHASPKNAAYPSISAAYWLPAPNPTPYLVPDRKLFVGMLSKKYNEQDVRQLFSGHGAIEECTVLRDQNGQSKGCAFVTFATKQAAISAIKGLHQCKTMEGCSAPLVVKFADTQKDKEQKRLQQLQASLWTAPSTNGLTMPLTQSATTIASPVLPNPPQQQSPFLAADAIPPSQTLQLFQQLQGLQTVGIQQQLLQGLASSTPDPTTTPTAGLLAPMSMQNVVALAAMGHAVPQSTSPQPPLAAMTPISAATAIAGKPLWPTSADSLPVAYTAAATTLPGLGTSAAAFPAQLAPTALTSVAGKQIEGPEGCNLFIYHLPQEFTDTDLATTFLPFGNVVSSKVFIDKQTNLSKCFGFVSYDNPNSAQAAIQTMHGFQIGSKRLKVQLKRTKETTKPY